One Bosea sp. 685 DNA segment encodes these proteins:
- a CDS encoding Ig-like domain-containing protein, whose protein sequence is MAGPNDATGEVRIVSTSAAGVAGDRQSTHPVFSPDGKSVAFVSAADNLVPGDTNGATDIFIKNLATGEITRVSTNSAGAQTDLGADSYNPVFSPDGTKIAFMSKAGNLVPNDADVYVEIFMKDLVTGAVTMVSSDSAGIPAVPVDSMPVFSPDGTKVTFVTSIALTPDDSEHDLDLYSKDLGTGAVTRLSSHSGVFYSGSYFMSPDGTKFAILSSYALTPDDNGGRFQLYLQDIATGAITLVSRAANNPDGTPGAVADQGAGNMVFSADGTKVAFWSNSDNLVANDTNNSADLFVKDLVTGAVTIVSVAADGTQSTHGGGNELPVFSPDGTKILFSSISNSLVPGDTNGVYDVFEKDLITGEVTRLSTAADGSQARGGLQAAWSPDGSRIVFLSGANDLVPGVTPAEGDIFVKDLAAAPPVNLAPVAGDDSYNAVAGTLLAVAGPGVLANDRDANGDGLSSVLVSGPQHGTLTLDPTGAFTYTAQAGFHGQDSFTYKASDGQAQSGLATVTLTVDAAPAAAGDHYTTRQNLPLTVAATSGLLANDSDADGDPLTTSLVSGPQHGTLTLNPDGSFTYTPAAGYLGSDSFTYRDSDGIALGNVATVTLGVTANAGDAVRVSTDSSGNQIAWGGRNPALSHDGTKVAFWSRTDYPETGQGGSHLYIKDLTTQVTTPVWQESASDFGSAIAFAPDNRTIGFQSSSGYQIEDIQTGVVTTLQFGGAIGGVTFSPDGSKFAFYSNSATIMPGDTNGQTDVFIYDRPTNSINRISTTKDGAQATGGGQADLSGLSLSFSADGSKVVFSSGLNLTGSRYNSAANAYIKDLNTGDITQVTHGDHDPVYDLETLTYVDGSRYGADQPVFATVMSPDGSKIAFVSQAGNLVNGLTTSPDPIFGNPVIFPQVFVMDLTTGIITVASSTADGTSAVDANNGSGAVRGTFFPVFSPDSQKIAFRSTATNLVPGDTNNVQDVFIKNLNTGAITRVSTTADGAQTYDNNERSPSAISFSPDGSKILFSSEATNFVAGDTNDAIDVFLKTIRYPPSAVNDAWAPYAYQPLVIDAARGVLANDISPSGSALTATLVSGPAHGTLDFHADGSFSYTDGRDPADPNSYYFGKDSFTYTISDGTNQGGIATVQLYIAPTGGGSLWGFPRIGGSTGFYIQARSYSDPHLVTFDGLAYDFQAVGEFTLVKAADFEVQVRQQAVGPNASSITAVAARIDGSVVELDAGAAQPLRIDGVALDLADGQALTVGHGVVSRAANIYTVVNGAGNGFSAGLGSTFLSLLPFLSPDMAGKVAGLLGNDDGSTGNDIALADGTVLSGSVTPEALYGAYAESWRVTDANSLFAYAAGQSTESFTDRSFPHAIIKLSDLAPDVVAAARQTARDAGLIEGTLEFDNTVFDVALTGNAEYALAAAGMPASNTTPVQLVVDTAPAAGADSYTAIQGLALSIGAAAGLLANDTDADAGSTLSAIIASQPQFGSVVLNADGSFTYTPLAGYAGPDAFTYQVSDGVLTSAPATVSLTVAPSTGHTIGDPHLLTFDGFAYDFQAVGEFTLVRGQDFEIQVRQQATATDIAVNTAVAFRFGASTVGLYAGANTSLLIDGMPVFLANGGSYAVGGGSVSRLGDAYTVTNAKGDGITAHIRGTSIDVEVFLSPDRAGKVSGLLGNDDGNVANDLVLADGTALTGPVPAQTLNGAYAETWRVAGGNSLFADDKGPAVSAIGGDTVFDASGRPKFAITPDGERQAWTWAEDGSFALRTSGIGGQDFDATLAFHAAGGQLESKLWTKNNALVAEENWAPDGVTAGRIDLSGQNTPSGPFGGGSTLDVFAFDPAKTTLAFQEDASKTFGTLSITSGADHAALILFGQYVSAFSAAPDGHGGSLISYTPPPQQALLAGANHV, encoded by the coding sequence ATGGCTGGACCCAACGACGCGACCGGTGAAGTGCGTATCGTTTCCACAAGCGCCGCCGGGGTCGCAGGCGACCGGCAGAGCACGCATCCCGTGTTCTCGCCCGATGGCAAGAGCGTGGCCTTCGTCTCGGCCGCCGATAATCTCGTGCCGGGCGACACGAACGGCGCCACGGATATCTTCATCAAGAACCTGGCGACGGGTGAAATCACCCGCGTCTCGACCAATTCGGCCGGGGCCCAGACCGACCTCGGAGCCGACAGCTACAATCCCGTCTTCTCGCCAGACGGCACCAAGATCGCTTTCATGTCGAAGGCCGGAAACCTCGTCCCGAACGATGCCGACGTCTACGTCGAAATCTTCATGAAGGACCTCGTCACTGGCGCCGTGACGATGGTCTCGAGCGATTCCGCCGGGATCCCGGCGGTTCCGGTGGATTCAATGCCGGTCTTCTCGCCGGACGGGACCAAGGTCACGTTCGTCACGTCGATCGCGCTGACGCCGGACGACAGCGAACACGATCTAGATCTCTATTCCAAGGACCTGGGCACCGGCGCGGTCACGCGGCTCTCGAGCCATAGCGGAGTCTTCTATTCAGGCTCCTATTTCATGTCGCCGGACGGAACCAAGTTTGCGATCCTGTCGTCCTATGCGCTGACACCGGACGATAACGGCGGACGTTTCCAACTCTACCTGCAGGATATCGCGACCGGCGCCATCACGCTCGTCTCCCGGGCGGCGAACAACCCGGACGGGACGCCGGGCGCCGTCGCCGACCAAGGCGCCGGCAATATGGTCTTCTCGGCGGATGGAACCAAGGTTGCCTTCTGGTCGAACTCCGACAACCTCGTGGCGAACGACACGAACAATAGCGCTGATCTTTTCGTCAAGGATCTCGTCACCGGGGCGGTCACGATCGTGAGCGTGGCGGCGGACGGGACCCAGAGCACGCATGGCGGAGGAAACGAACTGCCCGTCTTCTCGCCCGACGGCACCAAGATCCTGTTCTCGTCCATTTCCAACTCCCTGGTGCCGGGCGACACCAACGGCGTCTATGACGTCTTCGAGAAGGACCTCATCACAGGGGAAGTCACGCGGCTCTCGACCGCTGCGGACGGCTCACAGGCCCGTGGCGGTCTACAGGCGGCGTGGTCGCCGGACGGCAGCCGGATCGTGTTCCTCTCGGGCGCCAACGACCTCGTACCGGGTGTCACGCCTGCAGAAGGCGACATCTTCGTCAAGGACCTCGCCGCGGCACCGCCCGTCAACCTGGCGCCGGTCGCGGGCGACGATTCCTACAACGCCGTGGCGGGCACGCTGCTTGCCGTCGCGGGCCCGGGCGTGCTCGCCAACGACCGCGACGCCAATGGCGATGGCCTTTCGTCGGTCCTGGTCTCGGGCCCGCAGCATGGCACGCTCACCCTCGATCCCACGGGCGCCTTCACCTACACCGCCCAGGCCGGCTTCCACGGTCAGGACAGCTTCACCTACAAGGCCTCCGACGGTCAGGCGCAGAGCGGGCTCGCAACGGTCACGCTGACGGTCGACGCCGCCCCGGCGGCTGCGGGCGACCACTACACCACCCGGCAGAACCTGCCGCTCACGGTCGCGGCCACCTCGGGGCTGCTCGCCAATGACAGCGATGCCGACGGGGACCCCCTCACGACCAGCCTCGTTTCCGGCCCGCAGCACGGCACCCTCACCCTCAACCCCGACGGCTCCTTCACCTACACCCCGGCGGCGGGGTACCTGGGCAGCGACAGCTTCACCTATCGCGACAGCGACGGCATCGCGCTGGGCAATGTCGCCACCGTGACGCTCGGGGTCACCGCGAATGCGGGCGACGCCGTCCGCGTCTCGACCGATTCAAGCGGCAACCAGATCGCCTGGGGCGGCAGAAACCCGGCGCTCTCGCATGACGGAACGAAGGTCGCGTTCTGGTCCCGTACCGACTACCCCGAAACCGGCCAGGGCGGCAGTCACCTTTACATCAAGGATTTGACGACGCAGGTCACGACACCGGTCTGGCAGGAAAGCGCATCCGATTTCGGGAGCGCCATCGCGTTCGCACCGGACAACCGGACGATCGGCTTCCAATCCTCGAGCGGATACCAGATCGAGGATATACAAACGGGGGTGGTGACGACGCTGCAGTTCGGCGGGGCCATCGGCGGCGTCACCTTCTCGCCGGATGGCAGCAAGTTCGCCTTCTATTCGAACTCCGCCACGATCATGCCCGGCGACACGAACGGCCAGACCGACGTCTTCATCTATGATCGGCCGACGAATTCCATCAACCGCATCTCGACGACGAAGGATGGCGCGCAGGCCACGGGAGGCGGACAGGCGGACCTCTCGGGCCTGTCGCTCAGCTTCTCCGCCGACGGCAGCAAGGTCGTCTTTTCGTCCGGCCTGAACCTGACCGGCAGCCGTTATAACAGCGCTGCCAACGCCTACATCAAGGATCTGAATACGGGGGACATCACGCAAGTCACCCATGGCGATCACGACCCGGTCTATGATCTGGAAACCCTGACTTATGTCGACGGGTCGCGATATGGCGCTGATCAGCCGGTCTTTGCCACCGTCATGTCCCCTGACGGCAGCAAGATCGCCTTCGTCAGCCAGGCGGGAAATCTCGTGAATGGGCTCACGACGAGTCCCGACCCGATTTTCGGCAATCCGGTCATATTTCCACAGGTCTTCGTCATGGACCTGACCACGGGGATCATCACCGTCGCCTCCTCGACTGCCGACGGGACATCGGCGGTTGATGCAAACAACGGTAGCGGGGCAGTCCGAGGCACGTTCTTTCCGGTCTTCTCGCCGGACAGCCAGAAGATCGCCTTCCGCTCAACGGCCACCAATCTCGTGCCCGGCGACACCAACAATGTTCAGGACGTCTTCATCAAGAACCTGAACACCGGCGCGATCACGCGTGTCTCGACGACCGCGGACGGCGCCCAGACCTACGACAATAACGAGCGCTCCCCATCGGCGATAAGCTTTTCACCCGACGGCTCGAAGATCCTGTTCAGCTCCGAGGCGACCAACTTCGTCGCGGGCGACACCAATGACGCGATCGACGTCTTCCTGAAGACGATCCGCTACCCGCCATCGGCGGTCAACGATGCCTGGGCGCCCTATGCCTACCAGCCCCTTGTCATCGATGCCGCCCGCGGCGTGCTCGCGAACGATATCAGCCCGAGCGGCTCCGCATTGACGGCGACGCTCGTCTCCGGGCCGGCGCACGGAACGCTGGATTTCCACGCCGACGGCTCGTTCAGCTACACCGATGGGCGCGATCCCGCCGACCCGAATTCCTACTATTTCGGCAAGGACAGCTTCACCTACACCATCAGCGACGGAACGAACCAGGGCGGCATCGCCACCGTACAGCTCTATATCGCACCAACAGGCGGCGGCTCCCTGTGGGGGTTCCCGCGGATCGGTGGCTCCACCGGCTTTTACATCCAAGCGCGTTCCTACTCCGATCCGCACCTCGTCACCTTCGACGGGCTCGCCTATGATTTCCAGGCTGTCGGCGAGTTCACCCTTGTGAAGGCCGCCGACTTCGAGGTTCAGGTCCGCCAGCAGGCGGTTGGCCCGAACGCCTCGTCCATCACGGCCGTCGCGGCGAGGATCGACGGCAGCGTGGTTGAGCTGGACGCCGGAGCCGCACAGCCGCTGCGCATCGACGGCGTGGCGCTCGACCTCGCCGACGGCCAGGCGCTGACGGTCGGCCACGGCGTCGTCTCGCGGGCGGCCAATATCTACACCGTCGTGAACGGGGCCGGGAATGGGTTCTCGGCGGGGCTCGGATCGACCTTCCTGAGTCTCCTGCCCTTCCTGTCCCCGGACATGGCGGGCAAGGTCGCGGGCCTCCTCGGCAATGACGATGGCAGCACCGGCAACGACATTGCGCTTGCCGATGGGACAGTCCTGTCGGGGTCCGTCACGCCCGAAGCCCTCTACGGGGCTTATGCGGAGTCCTGGCGCGTCACCGATGCGAATTCGCTGTTCGCCTATGCGGCGGGTCAATCGACCGAGAGCTTCACTGATCGCAGTTTTCCCCACGCCATCATCAAGCTCAGCGATCTCGCGCCCGATGTGGTCGCCGCGGCCAGGCAGACGGCCCGCGATGCCGGCCTCATCGAGGGCACGCTTGAATTCGACAACACTGTCTTCGACGTAGCCCTGACGGGTAACGCCGAATATGCGCTGGCCGCGGCCGGGATGCCGGCGTCGAACACGACGCCGGTCCAGCTTGTCGTCGATACCGCTCCCGCCGCCGGGGCCGACAGCTACACGGCGATCCAAGGCCTGGCGCTGAGCATCGGCGCCGCGGCCGGCCTGCTCGCCAACGACACGGATGCCGACGCCGGCAGCACGCTGAGCGCGATCATCGCCTCCCAACCGCAATTTGGCTCCGTGGTGCTCAATGCCGACGGCTCCTTCACCTACACGCCCCTTGCCGGCTATGCCGGCCCCGACGCCTTCACCTACCAGGTCAGCGACGGCGTCCTGACGAGCGCTCCCGCCACCGTCTCATTGACCGTCGCCCCCTCGACCGGCCACACGATCGGGGACCCGCATCTCCTGACCTTCGACGGTTTCGCCTATGATTTTCAGGCCGTGGGCGAGTTCACCCTGGTGCGCGGGCAGGATTTCGAGATCCAGGTGCGCCAGCAGGCCACCGCCACGGACATCGCCGTCAACACGGCCGTCGCCTTCAGGTTCGGCGCATCCACGGTCGGACTCTATGCCGGAGCCAATACCAGCCTGCTGATCGACGGCATGCCCGTCTTTCTCGCCAATGGCGGCAGCTATGCGGTCGGTGGCGGCTCCGTCTCGCGCCTGGGCGACGCCTATACCGTCACCAATGCGAAAGGCGACGGCATCACCGCCCATATCCGTGGAACCTCAATCGACGTCGAGGTCTTTTTGAGCCCGGACCGCGCCGGCAAGGTCTCCGGCCTCCTCGGCAATGACGATGGCAATGTCGCCAATGACCTTGTCCTTGCCGACGGCACGGCGCTTACCGGCCCGGTCCCGGCGCAAACGCTCAACGGCGCCTATGCCGAGACCTGGCGCGTGGCTGGCGGGAACTCCCTCTTCGCCGACGACAAAGGCCCTGCCGTCTCGGCCATAGGCGGCGATACCGTCTTCGACGCCAGCGGGCGGCCGAAATTCGCGATCACCCCGGATGGCGAGCGGCAAGCCTGGACATGGGCCGAGGACGGATCCTTCGCGCTGCGGACCAGCGGGATCGGCGGGCAGGATTTTGACGCGACCCTTGCCTTCCATGCAGCCGGCGGGCAGCTGGAATCCAAGCTTTGGACGAAGAACAATGCCCTGGTCGCTGAGGAGAACTGGGCGCCTGACGGCGTGACGGCCGGCAGAATTGATCTGTCGGGTCAAAACACGCCATCGGGGCCTTTCGGCGGCGGCTCCACGCTCGATGTCTTTGCCTTCGACCCGGCGAAAACCACCCTCGCCTTCCAGGAGGATGCTTCGAAGACGTTCGGCACCTTGTCGATCACGAGCGGGGCCGACCATGCTGCGCTTATCCTGTTCGGCCAATATGTCTCCGCCTTCTCGGCTGCCCCGGACGGACATGGCGGCAGCTTGATCAGCTACACGCCGCCACCGCAGCAAGCGCTGCTTGCGGGGGCCAACCATGTTTAA